Proteins encoded together in one Drosophila albomicans strain 15112-1751.03 chromosome 2R, ASM965048v2, whole genome shotgun sequence window:
- the LOC117575423 gene encoding heterogeneous nuclear ribonucleoprotein F isoform X1 yields MSNADVQYNQGFGQAQGNNDDYNDDNDQQQEDDDQYDNDQNDGDDESNVKIGSVGESPKFIRLRGLPWSATHKEILDFLVNVEVINGSQGIHLVTSRVDGKNTGEAYVEVSTQEDVEEARKLNKASMGHRYIEVFTATPKEAKEAMRKTGGHGHAFVVKLRGLPYAVTEQQIEEFFAGLEIKTDREGILFVMDRRGRATGEAFVQFESQDDTEQALGRNREKIGHRYIEIFRSSIAEMKRATNGGGGGGGRPGPYDIRDRGANRGGNDFGGRNDWGNNGNFGVGANNMLGFNNLPSLMNSGNFGNSSGGGGNNGGGGNGGGNNGNFGQNSGNFGNFGNDFGDFNNFGNNRNNNNGNNFDMPGNFGNNGGGGFGNFGNNSGGGGGFNNGGGGGSGGFNNGGNNGGFNNGGSSGSFNNGGNSGGFGNFGNNSSGGGGGFGNSGFNSGGGGSGFNNGGGGGFNNGGNGGGFNNGGGNFNNGGGNFGSAGGNFGPIGGGRNNDVEYYTIHMRGLPYNSFENDVFKFFDPIRPANVRINYNKKGLHSGTADAYFDTYDDSQLAMKRHREQMGSRYIELFYDGKTRGGVNVGGGGGGNGGGNGGGGGGGGIGIGGGNNGGGGGGFSRRI; encoded by the exons ATGTCGAACGCAGACGTGCAGTATAATCAGGGATTTGGCCAGGCACAGGGCAACAATGATGACTACAACGATGATAATGATCAGCAGCAGGAGGACGATGATCAGTATGATAACGATCAAAACGATGGCGACGATGAGTCCAATGTAAAGATCGGAAGCGTCGGCGAAAGTCCCAAATTCATAAGACTTCGTGGTCTTCCCTGGTCGGCTACCCACAAGGAGATTCTTGACTTTCTGGTGAACGTGGAGGTGATTAATGGATCACAGGGCATTCATCTGGTCACCAGCCGTGTGGATGGCAAGAACACCGGCGAGGCTTATGTTGAGGTGTCTACGCAAGAGGATGTTGAGGAGGCGCGTAAACTCAACAAGGCAAGCATGGGACATCGCTACATTGAAG tatttacgGCCACGCCAAAGGAGGCGAAGGAAGCGATGCGCAAGACTGGAGGACATGGTCATGCTTTTGTGGTGAAGCTCCGAGGTTTGCCTTACGCTGTTACCGAGCAGCAAATCGAGGAGTTTTTTGCCG GGTTGGAAATCAAAACGGATCGGGAGGGCATACTTTTTGTTATGGACAGAAGGGGTCGTGCTACTGGGGAAGCTTTTGTTCAGTTCGAAAGCCAGGATGACACTGAACAAGCCTTGGGCCGAAATCGGGAAAAAATTGGGCACAG GTATATTGAAATCTTTCGCAGCTCTATTGCTGAAATGAAGCGTGCCACGAATGGTGGAGGCGGGGGCGGCGGACGTCCTGGACCTTATGATATACGTGATCGTGGCGCCAATCGAGGCGGCAATGATTTTGGCGGACGCAATG ACTGGGGAAACAACGGCAATTTTGGTGTAGGCGCTAACAACATGTTGGGCTTCAATAATCTGCCCAGTTTAATGAACTCTGGCAACTTTGGCAACAGCTCCGGTGGAGGCGGTAACAATGGAGGTGGTGGCAATGGCGGCGGCAACAATGGTAATTTTGGTCAAAACTCTGGTAATTTTGGCAATTTCGGCAATGATTTTGGCGATTTTAACAATTTCggaaacaaccgcaacaacaacaatggcaacaacttCG ATATGCCTGGTAATTTTGGTAACAACGGCGGTGGTGGATTTGGAAACTTTGGCAACAATTCTGGCGGAGGCGGTGGCTTCAATAATGGCGGCGGAGGAGGCTCTGGAGGCTTCAACAATGGAGGAAACAACGGTGGTTTCAATAATGGTGGAAGCTCCGGAAGTTTCAATAATGGCGGTAATAGCGGAGGCTTCGGTAACTTTGGCAACAACTCcagcggtggcggcggcggtttTGGCAACAGCGGATTCAACAGTggaggcggcggcagcggcttCAACAACGGCGGAGGAGGCGGTTTTAATAATGGAGGCAATGGCGGCGGCTTTAACAATGGTGGCGGTAATTTTAACAATGGCGGCGGCAACTTTGGATCTGCTGGCGGCAATTTCGGCCCCATTGGCGGCGGTCGCAATAACGACGTCGAGTATTACACGATCCATATGCGTGGTCTGCCCTATAACTCATTTGAAAACGATGTGTTCAAG TTCTTCGATCCCATTCGTCCAGCAAATGTGCGAATCAATTACAACAAGAAGGGTCTGCACAGCGGCACAGCTGACGCCTATTTCGATACGTACGATGACTCACAGCTGGCGATGAAGCGTCACCGCGAGCAGATGGGTTCCCGCTATATTGAGCTTTTCTATGATGGCAAGACTCGAGGTGGAGTCAATgtcggtggcggcggcggtggtaATGGAGGCGGCAACGGCggaggtggtggtggtggtggcatTGGAATCGGAGGCGGTAACAATGGCGGTGGTGGCGGAGGCTTCTCACGTCGCATTTGA
- the LOC117575423 gene encoding uncharacterized protein LOC117575423 isoform X2, protein MKRATNGGGGGGGRPGPYDIRDRGANRGGNDFGGRNDWGNNGNFGVGANNMLGFNNLPSLMNSGNFGNSSGGGGNNGGGGNGGGNNGNFGQNSGNFGNFGNDFGDFNNFGNNRNNNNGNNFDMPGNFGNNGGGGFGNFGNNSGGGGGFNNGGGGGSGGFNNGGNNGGFNNGGSSGSFNNGGNSGGFGNFGNNSSGGGGGFGNSGFNSGGGGSGFNNGGGGGFNNGGNGGGFNNGGGNFNNGGGNFGSAGGNFGPIGGGRNNDVEYYTIHMRGLPYNSFENDVFKFFDPIRPANVRINYNKKGLHSGTADAYFDTYDDSQLAMKRHREQMGSRYIELFYDGKTRGGVNVGGGGGGNGGGNGGGGGGGGIGIGGGNNGGGGGGFSRRI, encoded by the exons ATGAAGCGTGCCACGAATGGTGGAGGCGGGGGCGGCGGACGTCCTGGACCTTATGATATACGTGATCGTGGCGCCAATCGAGGCGGCAATGATTTTGGCGGACGCAATG ACTGGGGAAACAACGGCAATTTTGGTGTAGGCGCTAACAACATGTTGGGCTTCAATAATCTGCCCAGTTTAATGAACTCTGGCAACTTTGGCAACAGCTCCGGTGGAGGCGGTAACAATGGAGGTGGTGGCAATGGCGGCGGCAACAATGGTAATTTTGGTCAAAACTCTGGTAATTTTGGCAATTTCGGCAATGATTTTGGCGATTTTAACAATTTCggaaacaaccgcaacaacaacaatggcaacaacttCG ATATGCCTGGTAATTTTGGTAACAACGGCGGTGGTGGATTTGGAAACTTTGGCAACAATTCTGGCGGAGGCGGTGGCTTCAATAATGGCGGCGGAGGAGGCTCTGGAGGCTTCAACAATGGAGGAAACAACGGTGGTTTCAATAATGGTGGAAGCTCCGGAAGTTTCAATAATGGCGGTAATAGCGGAGGCTTCGGTAACTTTGGCAACAACTCcagcggtggcggcggcggtttTGGCAACAGCGGATTCAACAGTggaggcggcggcagcggcttCAACAACGGCGGAGGAGGCGGTTTTAATAATGGAGGCAATGGCGGCGGCTTTAACAATGGTGGCGGTAATTTTAACAATGGCGGCGGCAACTTTGGATCTGCTGGCGGCAATTTCGGCCCCATTGGCGGCGGTCGCAATAACGACGTCGAGTATTACACGATCCATATGCGTGGTCTGCCCTATAACTCATTTGAAAACGATGTGTTCAAG TTCTTCGATCCCATTCGTCCAGCAAATGTGCGAATCAATTACAACAAGAAGGGTCTGCACAGCGGCACAGCTGACGCCTATTTCGATACGTACGATGACTCACAGCTGGCGATGAAGCGTCACCGCGAGCAGATGGGTTCCCGCTATATTGAGCTTTTCTATGATGGCAAGACTCGAGGTGGAGTCAATgtcggtggcggcggcggtggtaATGGAGGCGGCAACGGCggaggtggtggtggtggtggcatTGGAATCGGAGGCGGTAACAATGGCGGTGGTGGCGGAGGCTTCTCACGTCGCATTTGA